The DNA region aaataattaaccaaaaagaaaagaaaaaaaagacacatatataagtttaattttccttatttttctcaaaacAAGAGGTGTCATCTTGAGCATTACCTCTTTGCTCCAATTTGTTCTGTAAACCATGAAGAACAGCACAATCGTTTGCAAGATCGTCCCACATACCATTCCCGCCCATATCCCCTGAGAATCGACCAACAAATTAGATCCTCAGTCATACTAATTAAAGAGATTTTATTGTTAAATCCTCAATTAAGGTGATAAGAGCAAATATCGAATTTAAAAGGGAGAGTTTTCGGGCTCATGAACGTACCTCGACTCCCCAGCCGAGCTTGTAACCCATGATTAGACCCAATGGGACTCCAAACAGGTAGTAGCATGCGATGTTCACGTACGCTACTGCAGCTTGCCATCCTGCTCCAACTGCCACGCCTGCACAGTTGCACTCCCATGCATTAAGAACACACGTTGATCCAAGGAAGAGCTTCGAGTTTACAGGCTGATCGGTGTATGACCACAAGTTGAGGAACATGGAGAACATATGCGTACCTGACAGAACGGGCTGGATGCTGTCCATGACTATGCAGAAGGCGAGCAGTGCAGTGAGCTTTTTGACAAGATCCTCAACGGAAGTGTCGCTCGAGAATAGGGAGGGGTAGTCATTCCTTGCTGCTATCAAGATAATCGAGACGATGACTCCAATCACAAATGATGTAATCACAGCTACACCTAATGAGAATATAGCAGTCCTCGGGTTACCCGCCCCGAGTTCGTTCGATACCCTCACACTGCAAACACAAGAAAAGTTCATCAATATCTAACACGGACGCTGTCAGGTTTGAGTTCTGCCTACTTATGGAACCAAGCAGATCAGTGAGATTAAATCGGCCTGGTACATAGGACTTAATCTACTGATGTGAATCAGTAAGTTATCGCAATTGGGCAAGTTACTTGATTccgaaaatggaaaatatcaAATGCGAAATAGATCATACGTACTCATGGGCACGCATACCTTATTGCAGCGTTCATGCCAAGAGTCACCATGACTGTCCAACCCAAGATGTTCATGCTGCAATTTTCaaggaaaaattaatattaatcaTTCAATGAATATGTGCAATTCATTTGTTCGATTTGTAATTTTCAAGgaagaaataatatttaatcattccattttcatttgatttttctatttttttcttagtttaaaatcctaaataaaaagaaaattcttttctttttttccttccataACAGGAAAGGACCGATAACTGACTAATTCGgcttgaattgaattaatgACGGTCGTCGAATTTCTGTATATTTGGGTAGACACTGAAAAAAGATGTTATTGCTTGACAGGGTTTGTTAATAAATGACGCATGCTTGTTTTTCCTCGGAAGAAAAAGTAATTGCAGACAATGACATGTGGGCTGGATCCAGACCATGAATCAGGCCCGACATTTATTTCAAGTTCGGCTTTAATTCAACCTCTTAAATGGGATCCAATTCTCggaaaaagaatttaatgCCGTGACACTTGTCATCAATTCGGAATATTGACTTCCGTCATTTATTTTGAATAATCCTCCGTTCCCTATTGCCTTATGAGACTTacacttattttattattcaaggaaaaaaaaaaagaacttacttattttatataatgaaattgacaaagaaaaaaattcacattttATCCCGTGCAATGCTCGGGTTTCACCTTGAGTAACCAAAAAGGCATAGACGCGGGCGTGCAGCGAAATTGAAAGATCGGGGAAGGGACTTACCAAATGGACAAAGCATCGACAGAAACTTCTGCGTTTTTTAGATATCCAGCAAACAAGATCAGCGCCATAAAATACCAAACTTCCAAGCTGCATGAGACCAAacaatttgattaaaaaatatatatatatacgattGATCCCCATATGTCACAATTCCGTACATAGAACTGAAATACTTGTGCACATGAAATAATCTACCGATCAAATTATTGCTTTAGGTCTTACTTTATAATGTCCAAAtggataatattattttctcacCAGATAGTCAAACCAATCGTTTtatcacacacacacataaaaatatcatataGACATACACGCACAAGTTTTCTTAGCAAAATATGGATGATTGGACTAGCTGGTGGCAGATTCTAATTGATTTTTCTAACATATAAGATTCAATGCCAAAATTTTCCACAATCATAGTAACACAAGTTTCCGAGAGAAGTGGATCTCGTTGCAGCGGCACTCGCTATCAATCTGATGCTAAAGACAATATATATCAGATCAATTAATTAGTCATTTCCACTCGAATAAACGGTGGGAGCCGCACATAATTCGTGGCAAAGgtctataatatatacatcGACTCGATGCCATTCCCTTATTATTATGGATAATGATGGCGGTCCaattatgcatatataattatgagaaACTTGATATGGTAAGAGCATTTTTTTGGTACATATATTTTCTCCTAAAATGTTTTTCAgaagaatatttcaaaattcttctttgaaattcttttttaaaatgatgAGATATTCTTaacttataaattaaaattaatcacTACTCAAAGAAGCATAGTCTCAAAAACGAAGCGCTTCCAAATTTTGAACTATTTATAttccaaaaaaattttaatgaacCAATTTTTGGTGTGACTCACCAGAGCATCACGGCGGAGGCGAGAGACAGTCGGACGAACCCCCATAGGTTCTGGAAGGCCTTCCAAGAGAAGCCGGACCAGGCACGGCCGCAAGTCCCGCTGAAGATATAGACGAGCTGAGCGACAACGATGATCACCCACGAGGCATTGAGGACCACAGCGGCCCCAACAAGGCCCCACCCGAGCTTCAACATGAAGAGCCAGCTGAAGACGGCGTGGAGGACGAGCACGACTCCCGAGATCGCAGCCATGACCATGATCTTGCTCTGTGCCTGCAGGAACTTTGCGATCGGGAAGTTAATGGCGTACGCGAAGAGCTGGGGGATCATCCATATCGCAAACACCCCCGCAGCCTCGGATATCTGCGCGGTCTGCCCTATCAGCTTCAGGATCTGTTGGGCGAACACGTAGAGGAGGCTGAGGACGAGGGCCGTGGAGTTGAGGATGACCCACGACCGTTGCATATAGATTCCGAGCATGTCAAGTTGCCCGGCCCCGAACGCCTGGCCGCACAGCGTCTCCAGCGCGCTTCCCATCCCAAGCTGCATGATCATCACCGTACAATCATCGTCGACGTTATAACTAAGAAACTTCTtacgataaataaattaaaaagagagagagagagagagagagagagagagaaaaggctCTCTCTTCTCGCGGAACGAATACTCGAATGTGTCATGGTATTCTATTTAGCATAGTCCAATCCCTCTCGGGACGAACGTTTTGATTCCTCAGTCGATCGCAACCATGAGTTCACTAGCTAATTACTAAAGGAGACATGCTATTGGATTGGGGGTATAACAATGACGAATATTATATTACATTGGCCGGAAAATTCATTAGTGTAAACCAGAAATTCATTACAATGTTGTCGGGGAAATCGTGGGGAAGCTATGGAGCGGGATCAAAGAACTTGTTAATTTCGTGGGATATACATTCAAATGTAGAGATGTCGTTGCCCTGTTTAAGTAGATAATAATCATAATACCATGATGCCAAAGGAGAAGCCAGCGATGACGGAGTTCTCAACCGAGACGGCAGCAAGAGCAATGGTACTGACATGTCCGGCTAACAGTTGCGTGATAGCGCCGAGCGAGTACTGGCAGAGGGAGGTGAATATGGCAGGGCCGGCGAGGTACCACAGCTTCTTTGTCTCGACAGAGAACTCCCGGAAGAAGTCCCGGACACTGGTAATAGGGCCGATGTCTTCCCTCCCGGGAGTGAAGAAGGCGCCAGCGGAGGGACGGTGCGGCTGCTCAAGGAGGTGCCCGCCGTCGTCTTCATGGATGGATTGGTCCACCTCTCCTGGAGAGAGAAGGGGCTGCTTACCATTCTCCATTGATGTTTATATGGTCTCAGTGCAGTTATCCCCTTTGGAGAGGTAGACAGTGATTTTTTGCAGTTTGATTGCTTatataagagagagagagagagagagagagagcgagcgCGACAGAGATTTGGTCCATTTGGGTGGGCATATGCACGTAGCAAAGATTCATATGGGCATCTCCAGGATCCGGTCAATTTTGTTAcgcaaaaaaacaaaaattctaTGGGCAACAATggttacttaattaatttcctaatggtattaattaagaaatataattaagGCAAACAGGGTGTAGTGCAAAGGTGTACATCCTCGTCTAACAATCAAGAAGTTGCAGGTTCGATATTCAGTGACACTATCCATATCCTTTCATTAgctattaataattatatttcagtGTATTAGACTCATTAGTCTTTCTTGtaatcgagaaaaaaaaaatatagttaaTACAAGAAAGAGGGTAAGTGCAATGACCCTGCCATCGCCTATCCACCTAAAGGTTGCACATTCAGTTCTTATTGAGGAATCACTCGTGCTTTTTTATTAActtttagaaattttattttattgtattagatTTTTTAGCCTCccgctatatatatatataaatatgaaagaTATGATGATTGATCCTATGGCTTtgtctcatatatatatatatatatatatataaatcttgGAATGAAATTCTTAAAGATAATGAATTGATTTCCAACCCTAAATGGCTACATCCATTTGATTTATTGTGTTGACGggcataaatttatatatatatatatatatatatatatatctatattatatataaaagtactaggtttttagaaaattactatagaaaattccatttatttataatataaaaatttaaattcaataatatttattaatgtgGATTTTAACGTTACATTTgtatataacataaaaaaaaattaaatttagtataagattcttcattatttttacatttacatgatatcaataattatatttactttATATGTGTGTGAGGATAATTTTGttcttaaaaatatatcatatgaatTCTTTTAAATCCTAAGatgagtatatatattatatggtgataagaaaatataattaattctaaAAGCGAATCTTTTttccatatctatatatagattataattaaaataaatttttaaaattatatgatgtgaaaaattacattatattttagtaatataaaaaattcaaataaactaaaaaacGTAGACTTTTTTTGTGTATCTAAACAAATATTCGATCATTTGTCTAccgataattattttaaacaaTTACCAATATAGatttcatatgtatatatatttctagaacatatacatttattttattatttctttatttatttaataaatattttattaatgtgaattaattatatatatttaaaatttgaccACTATTTAATGCACTTGTattccatattatatatatatatatatatatatatatatatatatatatatatatatagatagatgagGCGTTTCCCCACCTTTATTTCCATTTTAcccttaaataataatattataaatttgccCCTTTACATGATTAACTCaaccaaattaatttttgaaatcatCGTATCTTTTGATTAATGTCCATTCATTCAAATAATACAAGTGTATTAACTTTTCAAGAGGCCGTTGAATCCCCTAGGGCGAAATGAAACTTACAAatcacttatttttaattagaaaattatgtCTTTTCTTAGCATAACAAAAAAACTATAAAGATTctaccaaaaataaaagagaaaactataacttaataagaaaataaattaaatgttAAATTAGTATTGGTAAATTTACTCAttcattatataaattatagcGAAAAGTATAATTTTTAGTCCCATAGATTAAGTGATTTTTCTATATTCATcctatttctattttcttttctattttcgttcTCTACCATTTGTcagttttctattttcatccttcCGTTAA from Punica granatum isolate Tunisia-2019 chromosome 3, ASM765513v2, whole genome shotgun sequence includes:
- the LOC116200776 gene encoding protein DETOXIFICATION 29-like; translated protein: MENGKQPLLSPGEVDQSIHEDDGGHLLEQPHRPSAGAFFTPGREDIGPITSVRDFFREFSVETKKLWYLAGPAIFTSLCQYSLGAITQLLAGHVSTIALAAVSVENSVIAGFSFGIMLGMGSALETLCGQAFGAGQLDMLGIYMQRSWVILNSTALVLSLLYVFAQQILKLIGQTAQISEAAGVFAIWMIPQLFAYAINFPIAKFLQAQSKIMVMAAISGVVLVLHAVFSWLFMLKLGWGLVGAAVVLNASWVIIVVAQLVYIFSGTCGRAWSGFSWKAFQNLWGFVRLSLASAVMLCLEVWYFMALILFAGYLKNAEVSVDALSICMNILGWTVMVTLGMNAAISVRVSNELGAGNPRTAIFSLGVAVITSFVIGVIVSIILIAARNDYPSLFSSDTSVEDLVKKLTALLAFCIVMDSIQPVLSGVAVGAGWQAAVAYVNIACYYLFGVPLGLIMGYKLGWGVEGIWAGMVCGTILQTIVLFFMVYRTNWSKEASIAEDRIRTWGGREGSETIDQKNDVEK